Proteins co-encoded in one Candidatus Brocadia sp. genomic window:
- a CDS encoding PIN domain-containing protein has product MRIFVDTPAFFALLDRDDANHKKAKDVWNKVLCPENVLITTNYILVESFALVQHRLGMDAVMGFQEDILPIINIEWIASGVHRSGVSALLAASRRKLSLVDCISFEIMRNSAIKTIFTFDSHFEEQGFHCIP; this is encoded by the coding sequence ATGAGAATTTTTGTTGATACACCGGCATTTTTTGCCCTGCTCGACAGAGACGATGCCAACCATAAAAAAGCAAAAGATGTATGGAATAAAGTACTCTGCCCTGAAAATGTCCTTATCACCACAAATTATATTTTGGTGGAAAGCTTTGCCCTTGTACAGCATCGTCTCGGCATGGATGCAGTAATGGGATTTCAGGAAGACATCTTGCCGATTATCAATATTGAGTGGATTGCATCGGGAGTACACAGATCGGGAGTAAGCGCCCTTCTGGCGGCTTCGAGACGTAAACTGAGCCTTGTTGATTGTATAAGTTTCGAAATTATGCGCAATTCAGCAATTAAAACCATTTTTACTTTTGATTCCCATTTTGAAGAACAGGGTTTTCATTGCATTCCTTAA
- a CDS encoding ribbon-helix-helix protein, CopG family, with protein sequence MVRTQIQLTEEQVKALKKIALSRHLSIAELIRQAVDTMIRSNTMVDIEERRKRAIDIVGRFSSGKRDISRKHNTYLVEAFGK encoded by the coding sequence ATGGTACGTACTCAAATTCAATTGACAGAAGAACAGGTAAAGGCATTAAAAAAAATTGCATTATCCCGGCATCTATCTATTGCAGAGCTCATAAGGCAAGCAGTCGATACCATGATCCGGTCCAACACAATGGTTGACATCGAAGAAAGACGGAAAAGGGCTATTGACATAGTGGGCAGATTCAGTTCCGGCAAACGTGACATTTCAAGGAAACACAATACATACCTTGTAGAGGCATTCGGCAAATGA
- a CDS encoding VWA domain-containing protein: protein MRKIYLLASFLTASMTIFTGCAQLKSFKKPIGPLETFVPQNLDAEFQDVEYVPKIKSFVIILDASASMEDAFAGAVNNGHPKFTVAKDILTRMNNTLPEIDINSALVTFGHGFFKPLDRTFIVYELTKHSRDLFENELNGITIPEGSSPAGNAIKDATNLLLTSGGQNAVILVSDGEQLIGSPLEKAQDLKEMYGDRVCLYTIFVGNTAEGEKALRELAREVQCGFSVTADEIASSDNMADFVRKVFLTAIPKQVSDSDGDGVYDKDDECPDTPKGAIVDSRGCWVVKGVTFDYKKWDIKEEFDSNLSNIVDVLQKNPDMHIRIEGHTDNIGSMEYNIDLSQKRAQAVKNYLVGKGIHESRVSTVGFGYKKPIAPNDTEEGRSLNRRAEIVPIK, encoded by the coding sequence ATGCGGAAAATATATCTTTTAGCATCGTTTCTTACGGCATCAATGACCATTTTTACAGGTTGTGCACAGCTGAAGTCTTTTAAGAAACCTATCGGGCCCCTTGAAACTTTCGTTCCTCAAAATTTAGATGCAGAATTTCAAGATGTGGAATATGTACCAAAAATTAAAAGTTTTGTAATTATTTTAGATGCATCAGCATCTATGGAAGATGCATTTGCCGGCGCCGTTAATAATGGGCATCCCAAATTTACCGTTGCTAAAGATATTTTGACGAGAATGAATAATACCCTGCCTGAAATCGATATCAACAGTGCCCTTGTAACCTTTGGACATGGATTTTTTAAGCCGTTGGACAGGACGTTTATTGTTTATGAACTTACGAAGCACTCACGGGATCTTTTTGAAAACGAATTGAACGGAATAACGATTCCCGAGGGTAGCAGCCCGGCTGGTAATGCTATTAAAGATGCAACGAATTTATTACTGACGTCTGGAGGTCAAAATGCAGTAATACTTGTCAGTGACGGTGAACAGTTAATCGGAAGTCCTCTGGAGAAGGCACAAGATTTAAAAGAGATGTATGGAGACAGGGTATGCCTTTATACTATTTTTGTGGGGAACACTGCCGAGGGAGAAAAAGCACTAAGAGAGCTTGCACGAGAGGTACAATGTGGTTTTTCGGTAACTGCTGATGAAATTGCGTCCAGTGACAACATGGCAGATTTTGTCAGAAAGGTGTTTTTGACAGCTATACCAAAACAAGTTAGTGATAGTGATGGTGATGGTGTTTACGATAAGGACGATGAATGCCCGGATACGCCGAAAGGGGCTATTGTTGATTCCAGAGGGTGCTGGGTGGTAAAAGGAGTTACTTTTGATTATAAGAAATGGGATATTAAAGAGGAATTTGACTCGAATCTCAGCAACATTGTCGATGTTTTGCAAAAAAATCCGGATATGCATATAAGAATAGAGGGACATACGGACAATATCGGCTCAATGGAATACAATATAGACCTTTCACAAAAAAGAGCCCAGGCGGTAAAGAATTATTTGGTCGGAAAAGGCATTCATGAATCGCGCGTCTCTACCGTGGGTTTTGGATATAAAAAGCCTATTGCTCCCAATGATACCGAAGAGGGCCGCTCCCTGAACAGAAGGGCTGAAATTGTTCCCATAAAATAG
- the bioA gene encoding adenosylmethionine--8-amino-7-oxononanoate transaminase: MIHRTYKEQLETWDKTYLWHPFTQMQDYTKETPLIIEEGNGIFLKDVDGKEYIDGISSMWCNLHGHRKKEIDNAIKRQLDKIAHSTLLGPSNIPAIELARKLAEIAPKGLTKVFYSDNGSTANEVALKMAFQYWQHKGLKDKTQFVALQYGYHGDTVGTMSVGGIEIFHRAFRPLYFKTHFAPSPYCYRCPLGKQDKDCALACLEELENILKDHSDHIAALIMEPLVQGAGGIIVHPAGYLSGARTLCKKYNVLFILDEVLTGFGRTGKMFACFHENIVPDIMAVSKGINGGYMPLAATLATEEIYHAFLGEYSQLKTFFHGHTYTGNPLGCAAGLASLELFEKEHLLENLKSKINHLRAKLKRFELLEHVGDVRQCGLIAALELVKDKSTKEPYPWEERVGIRVCLEARQRGLLIRPLGHILVLMPPLTIEINELDRLLNIVYESIQNAV; this comes from the coding sequence ATGATTCATAGAACTTATAAAGAACAATTAGAAACCTGGGATAAGACCTATCTCTGGCATCCTTTCACCCAGATGCAGGATTACACCAAAGAAACACCTCTGATTATTGAAGAAGGAAATGGTATTTTTCTTAAGGACGTTGATGGCAAAGAATACATCGATGGGATCTCCTCCATGTGGTGTAATCTGCATGGCCACCGCAAGAAGGAGATCGACAATGCCATAAAACGGCAACTCGATAAGATTGCGCATAGCACACTCCTTGGCCCATCCAATATACCGGCCATCGAACTAGCAAGAAAACTTGCAGAAATCGCGCCAAAAGGGCTAACAAAGGTTTTTTATTCGGATAACGGTTCCACCGCGAATGAGGTTGCACTCAAGATGGCCTTCCAATACTGGCAACATAAAGGATTGAAAGATAAGACACAATTTGTAGCCTTGCAATACGGTTACCATGGAGACACTGTAGGAACTATGAGTGTTGGCGGAATAGAAATATTTCATCGCGCCTTCCGCCCCCTGTACTTCAAGACACACTTCGCACCATCACCTTATTGCTACCGCTGTCCACTGGGAAAACAGGATAAGGATTGTGCTTTGGCTTGTCTTGAGGAATTGGAAAATATTTTAAAGGATCATTCAGACCACATTGCCGCTCTGATTATGGAACCACTGGTGCAAGGAGCCGGGGGGATAATCGTCCATCCGGCAGGCTATCTATCAGGAGCGCGGACTTTGTGCAAGAAATATAACGTGCTTTTTATTTTAGACGAGGTACTTACCGGCTTTGGACGGACAGGCAAAATGTTTGCCTGTTTCCATGAAAATATTGTCCCTGATATCATGGCGGTGTCCAAAGGCATCAATGGGGGCTATATGCCATTGGCCGCCACACTTGCCACCGAGGAAATTTACCATGCTTTTTTAGGAGAATATTCACAGCTTAAGACATTTTTTCACGGGCATACCTACACGGGAAATCCTTTAGGTTGTGCAGCCGGGCTGGCCAGTCTGGAATTATTTGAAAAGGAACATCTACTGGAAAATCTGAAATCAAAGATTAATCATTTACGAGCCAAACTTAAGCGCTTCGAATTGTTGGAACATGTTGGAGACGTCAGACAATGCGGGCTTATCGCAGCTCTTGAACTGGTGAAGGATAAATCCACGAAAGAACCATATCCCTGGGAAGAGCGGGTAGGAATCAGGGTATGTCTCGAGGCCAGACAACGCGGCTTGCTCATACGACCGCTTGGACACATTCTTGTTCTTATGCCCCCACTAACTATCGAAATTAACGAATTGGACAGATTACTCAATATCGTTTATGAATCTATACAAAATGCAGTATGA
- the murD gene encoding UDP-N-acetylmuramoyl-L-alanine--D-glutamate ligase, with translation MNLYKMQYEFKKKKITVMGLGLFGGGAGVAQFLAKRGAHVTITDLRNATELAPSIKQLEGLPITYKLGGHCDEDFINADMIIVNPAVPKESRFIRIARDNHVPLDTEINIFFQLCPAPIIGITGSNGKSTTTTLTGKILQQTQRTTWVGGNIGKSLLLHLEEIKPSDIAVLELSSFQLEELHNAKKSPGISIVTNISPNHLDRYSSMDDYIQTKKGIILHQKPDDYAILNYDDPELRTWQKECKSTVLWYSAKDTLTEGAFVKNDTIVLSVKGKMTTIPCISRIRIPGVHNLQNILAASVAAYLAGTGEQYIEKAITTFSGLEHRLEFVRKINGIRYYNDSKATTPESAMAAITAFQTPVILIAGGYDKGSSFEKFAEACARHTRAVVLMGKTAKKIKELILQKQAQKETPSIFTSNTFQEAFQQANILAKAGDVVLLSPACASYDMFLNYEERGRQFKDMVQAL, from the coding sequence ATGAATCTATACAAAATGCAGTATGAATTTAAAAAGAAAAAAATCACTGTTATGGGGTTAGGCTTGTTTGGAGGCGGGGCAGGCGTTGCCCAATTTCTTGCAAAACGCGGTGCTCACGTTACCATAACCGACCTGAGAAACGCCACAGAACTTGCTCCATCCATAAAACAACTTGAAGGACTTCCTATTACATACAAACTCGGTGGACACTGCGACGAAGATTTTATCAATGCGGACATGATTATCGTTAATCCTGCTGTACCAAAGGAATCAAGATTTATACGAATCGCAAGAGATAACCACGTTCCATTAGATACAGAAATAAACATTTTTTTTCAATTATGTCCGGCCCCTATTATTGGCATCACCGGTAGCAACGGGAAATCAACTACCACAACACTTACCGGTAAAATATTGCAACAGACACAACGTACAACGTGGGTCGGCGGAAATATCGGGAAATCACTCCTCTTACATCTTGAAGAAATAAAGCCTTCCGACATCGCGGTCCTTGAGCTTTCCAGTTTTCAGCTGGAAGAACTCCATAATGCAAAAAAAAGTCCCGGCATCAGCATCGTAACCAATATATCACCCAATCATTTAGACCGCTACTCAAGCATGGATGACTACATTCAAACAAAAAAAGGCATCATCTTACACCAAAAACCAGATGATTATGCAATCCTCAATTATGATGATCCGGAACTGAGAACGTGGCAAAAAGAATGTAAAAGTACTGTTTTGTGGTACAGCGCAAAAGACACGTTAACCGAAGGTGCCTTTGTAAAAAATGATACCATCGTCCTCTCTGTGAAGGGTAAGATGACGACAATACCGTGCATATCCAGGATCAGGATACCCGGTGTCCATAATCTTCAAAACATTCTTGCTGCCTCAGTGGCAGCCTATCTGGCCGGCACCGGCGAACAATACATTGAAAAGGCCATAACCACCTTTTCTGGATTAGAACACCGTCTGGAATTTGTTCGTAAGATAAACGGTATACGGTATTACAACGATTCTAAGGCCACTACACCAGAATCGGCCATGGCTGCCATTACGGCATTCCAGACACCAGTAATACTTATTGCCGGTGGATATGACAAGGGTAGTAGTTTCGAGAAATTTGCTGAGGCATGTGCAAGGCACACCAGGGCAGTTGTCCTCATGGGGAAAACAGCGAAAAAAATAAAAGAACTCATACTACAGAAACAGGCGCAAAAAGAAACCCCATCAATATTCACGTCAAACACCTTCCAGGAGGCATTTCAGCAGGCAAATATCCTGGCAAAGGCGGGAGATGTTGTATTACTTTCTCCTGCCTGCGCCAGTTACGACATGTTCCTTAACTACGAAGAGCGTGGAAGGCAATTTAAAGACATGGTACAAGCATTATGA
- a CDS encoding acetyl-CoA synthetase, whose protein sequence is MTHGGKTARHIIQKALVQSRYELLEPEAKEFIETFGISATRHIVTSSRADAIQAATSIGYPVVLKIVSPDISHKTDVGGVKLGIKDDEGVRSAYDEIIRSVKKRQPDARIDGILVQEMATPSTEVIIGGLRDPQFGPAVMFGLGGIFVEIFKDVSFRIAPVEEYEALNMIHDIKGAKVFKGFRGREAADISALTQTIVRVSDIMVSIEEIKEIDLNPVLVYPKGLKAVDARIILCQL, encoded by the coding sequence ATGACACACGGTGGAAAAACTGCCCGTCATATTATACAAAAAGCCTTAGTCCAGAGTCGATATGAATTACTTGAACCTGAGGCTAAGGAATTCATTGAAACGTTTGGTATAAGCGCTACCAGGCATATCGTTACATCTTCACGTGCAGATGCAATTCAGGCCGCGACTTCTATCGGATATCCGGTTGTCCTCAAGATTGTTTCTCCTGATATTAGCCATAAAACCGATGTCGGTGGTGTTAAGCTTGGTATAAAGGATGATGAAGGTGTCAGGAGTGCGTACGACGAAATTATAAGAAGTGTAAAAAAGAGGCAGCCGGACGCACGGATTGATGGGATTCTTGTTCAGGAAATGGCAACACCTTCCACGGAAGTTATTATAGGCGGGCTTCGGGACCCTCAATTTGGCCCGGCCGTGATGTTCGGGTTGGGGGGTATCTTTGTTGAGATTTTTAAAGACGTATCTTTTCGTATCGCCCCGGTGGAGGAATATGAGGCATTGAATATGATTCACGATATAAAGGGGGCAAAGGTATTCAAGGGTTTTAGGGGTAGGGAAGCAGCGGATATTTCCGCATTGACACAAACCATTGTACGGGTATCAGACATCATGGTTTCCATAGAAGAAATTAAGGAGATAGACCTGAACCCAGTCCTTGTTTATCCGAAAGGCTTGAAGGCTGTTGATGCGAGGATTATTTTATGTCAATTGTAG